The following proteins are co-located in the Haloprofundus halophilus genome:
- a CDS encoding ion channel, with the protein MSLGYLVLGVLLLVIATVDILWTTLWIEGGAGPLTSRLMDGTWRTLRRLTDGNSYLLSLAGPFILVNSLGVWIALLWTGWTFVFAGSATSLINTTTGSSVSWLDQLYFTGYAMFTLGNGGFAPNGGIWQIVTVLVTANGMLFVTLSVTYVLSVLGAVTQKRSFAIGVTGLGTRGGEVIRAAWNGQEFEELPLLLNTHITELNRLTSNHKAYPILHYFHSARSDAAAITSIAVLDDALTILHVGIPDQHQPSNIILESGRSSIESYLKTLHGSFVDPEGRTPPPLSLDSVRNAGIPTVSESEFETALDDLKMRRRTLLELVESDERQWPTDPPS; encoded by the coding sequence ATGAGTCTTGGATATCTTGTCCTCGGCGTTCTCTTGCTCGTGATTGCTACTGTGGATATTCTCTGGACGACGCTCTGGATTGAAGGTGGTGCTGGACCACTCACCTCACGTTTGATGGACGGCACATGGCGTACACTCCGGCGTCTTACGGACGGGAACAGCTACCTTCTTTCATTGGCTGGCCCCTTCATCCTCGTGAATAGTCTCGGCGTTTGGATTGCGTTACTGTGGACTGGTTGGACCTTTGTGTTCGCTGGCTCAGCTACCTCACTCATCAATACGACTACTGGCAGTTCGGTTTCGTGGCTCGACCAGCTCTACTTCACAGGCTATGCCATGTTCACCCTCGGAAACGGTGGATTCGCACCGAACGGTGGTATCTGGCAAATCGTGACGGTCCTTGTCACGGCGAATGGCATGCTCTTTGTAACGCTTAGCGTCACGTACGTCCTCTCTGTGTTGGGAGCAGTTACCCAGAAGCGCTCCTTTGCCATCGGCGTTACTGGGCTTGGTACTCGCGGTGGCGAAGTTATTCGAGCAGCATGGAATGGCCAGGAATTCGAAGAACTTCCTCTCCTCCTCAATACTCATATCACCGAACTAAATAGGCTTACGTCGAATCACAAAGCATATCCAATTCTTCATTATTTTCACAGTGCACGCTCTGATGCTGCAGCGATCACAAGTATCGCTGTCCTAGATGATGCGTTGACGATACTCCATGTCGGAATTCCAGACCAACATCAACCAAGTAATATCATTCTCGAGAGTGGCCGTTCGAGTATCGAAAGTTATCTCAAGACACTGCATGGTTCGTTTGTTGATCCTGAAGGACGTACGCCACCGCCGCTTAGCCTTGACTCAGTTCGCAATGCTGGTATCCCAACAGTCTCAGAAAGTGAATTCGAGACTGCTCTTGACGATCTGAAGATGCGACGGCGAACGTTACTGGAATTAGTCGAATCTGATGAACGCCAGTGGCCTACCGATCCGCCCTCATAA
- a CDS encoding SHOCT domain-containing protein produces the protein MMGGYGPIGGWWMLLALLVPLAFLLVLLGGGYLLTKQMSDSQQLRNPAMEELRTAYVRSDLTDEEFEAQRQRLEQSE, from the coding sequence ATGATGGGTGGTTACGGGCCAATTGGTGGCTGGTGGATGCTCCTTGCGCTGCTCGTTCCGCTTGCCTTTCTCCTTGTTCTTCTCGGTGGAGGCTATCTCCTCACCAAGCAAATGAGCGACTCCCAACAATTACGGAATCCTGCAATGGAAGAACTCCGAACAGCGTACGTCCGTAGTGACCTTACCGACGAAGAATTCGAGGCTCAACGACAGAGGCTCGAACAGTCGGAATAG
- a CDS encoding DUF411 domain-containing protein, with amino-acid sequence MPLTRRTAVQTLVTASVFGVAGCLGSSNTRNWDLEEKAAVTNAQQYNAPGCGCCKQYASYLRNNIDGKLTETVPDDIVSIKEKYNVPESLHSCHTLVLEDYVVEGHVPAQVIAKLLTERPAIEGVALPGMPAGTPGMGGTKQESWTIYVIGGDQAQEKYVEI; translated from the coding sequence ATGCCTCTTACACGGCGAACTGCAGTCCAGACATTGGTAACTGCCAGTGTGTTCGGTGTTGCTGGATGCCTTGGCTCGTCCAATACACGTAACTGGGATCTCGAAGAGAAAGCGGCAGTCACCAATGCCCAGCAGTACAATGCACCTGGGTGCGGATGCTGTAAACAGTACGCGTCGTACTTACGCAACAACATTGATGGGAAGCTTACTGAGACGGTTCCGGATGATATCGTTTCTATCAAAGAAAAGTATAATGTCCCCGAAAGCCTCCATAGCTGCCATACGCTCGTCTTAGAAGACTACGTCGTTGAAGGACACGTTCCAGCACAAGTAATCGCAAAGCTCCTCACAGAGAGACCGGCAATCGAGGGCGTCGCACTCCCCGGGATGCCAGCCGGGACACCTGGTATGGGTGGAACGAAACAAGAATCATGGACCATATACGTGATTGGTGGGGATCAAGCTCAAGAAAAGTACGTCGAAATCTAA